Proteins encoded together in one bacterium window:
- a CDS encoding DEAD/DEAH box helicase, producing the protein MNNTFDDFLLMPQMHDALKTLGFSTPTPVQSDVVPLLLENFKQDVHVQAQTGTGKTLAFGIPLIHAIDPTNKAVQGLVMAPTRELVLQIYESLKNVSKGTGIVIEHICGGMPINAQISALRRGVHIIIGTPGRINDHLERKTLKLDGLKVLVLDEADIMLDMGFMLEIDAILKFVPEERSIWLYSATVMSGIQKLIRSHMKNVISIKSSQGAPSSACIKQYYCMVPMKKRLEATIRFIEAAPSFYGIIFCRTKTLTTEVTEELASRGFKVNCLHGDMKQTLRNHVIKGFKNRDFSILIATDVAGRGIDVSDLTHVINYSIPDESEAYVHRIGRTGRAGKEGIAIMFITGSERYRLKRIEAVVKTSLSEIAVPPIDSIITAKMSGIADFIEQAKKIAIKETGVDKALTELINSFTDQEIRYSFAVALKEKFLQGIREDAHDTEFTERGSSSAYGHNAQIPQEICIELGQDDGLDEDMISEYILAVCGIEPQDVSKLRVLRNKTFIAVPESKLKTSISQMQSTPIIDKAHRVHVVQDVYREKQQQSSGRPRRLSPRRDNNRSNDNRGNDSRGSDNRSRDYRSRDNNRDSRNRRSA; encoded by the coding sequence GTGAATAATACGTTTGATGATTTTTTACTCATGCCACAAATGCACGATGCACTCAAGACTCTTGGCTTTTCCACACCAACGCCTGTACAATCTGACGTCGTTCCACTTTTACTCGAAAATTTTAAACAAGACGTGCACGTACAAGCACAAACCGGAACCGGCAAAACATTAGCATTTGGTATCCCACTTATCCACGCTATTGACCCAACCAACAAGGCGGTTCAAGGCTTGGTTATGGCACCAACACGCGAACTTGTTTTGCAAATCTATGAAAGCCTTAAAAATGTTTCAAAAGGTACCGGCATTGTTATTGAACACATTTGTGGCGGCATGCCTATCAACGCTCAAATTTCTGCACTGAGACGCGGCGTACACATTATCATTGGTACACCGGGCCGTATCAATGACCACTTGGAACGCAAGACTCTCAAACTTGATGGTCTTAAAGTTTTAGTATTGGACGAAGCGGATATCATGCTCGACATGGGCTTCATGCTTGAAATTGATGCCATTTTAAAATTTGTTCCTGAAGAACGCAGCATTTGGTTGTATTCAGCAACAGTCATGTCTGGTATTCAAAAATTAATCCGCTCACACATGAAAAATGTGATCAGCATTAAATCATCACAAGGCGCTCCATCAAGCGCATGCATTAAGCAATATTATTGCATGGTGCCGATGAAAAAACGCCTTGAAGCAACTATCCGCTTTATTGAAGCAGCACCAAGTTTTTATGGTATTATCTTTTGTCGCACAAAAACTTTGACAACTGAAGTTACCGAAGAATTGGCAAGCAGAGGCTTTAAAGTTAACTGTTTACATGGTGATATGAAACAAACATTGCGTAATCATGTTATCAAAGGTTTTAAAAACAGAGACTTTTCTATCTTGATCGCAACTGACGTTGCTGGTCGTGGTATTGACGTTTCAGATTTGACTCACGTTATCAACTACTCGATTCCTGATGAATCTGAAGCATATGTCCACCGCATTGGCCGTACAGGCCGTGCCGGTAAAGAAGGCATCGCAATTATGTTTATTACTGGCTCAGAACGATATCGCCTCAAGCGCATTGAAGCCGTTGTAAAAACATCATTGTCTGAAATTGCCGTGCCACCAATCGATTCAATCATTACCGCTAAAATGAGCGGCATTGCTGATTTTATTGAACAAGCTAAAAAAATCGCTATTAAAGAAACGGGTGTAGACAAAGCGTTGACTGAGCTTATTAACTCATTCACCGACCAAGAAATTCGTTATTCCTTCGCTGTTGCGTTGAAAGAAAAGTTCTTGCAAGGCATTCGCGAAGATGCACACGATACTGAATTTACTGAACGCGGTTCATCTTCCGCTTATGGTCACAATGCACAGATTCCTCAAGAAATTTGTATTGAACTTGGGCAAGATGATGGACTTGACGAAGACATGATCAGCGAGTACATTTTAGCGGTGTGTGGTATTGAGCCACAAGACGTGAGCAAGTTACGCGTTTTGAGAAACAAGACGTTTATTGCCGTTCCTGAAAGCAAACTAAAAACAAGTATCAGCCAAATGCAAAGCACACCGATCATCGACAAAGCGCATCGCGTTCACGTGGTGCAAGATGTATACAGAGAAAAACAACAACAAAGCAGCGGCAGACCTCGTCGTTTAAGCCCACGCAGAGACAACAACAGAAGCAACGACAACCGTGGCAATGATAGCCGTGGTTCTGACAACAGAAGCCGCGATTACCGCTCTCGTGATAACAACAGAGATTCACGAAACCGAAGAAGTGCATAA
- a CDS encoding amino acid ABC transporter ATP-binding protein, whose product MISVKNLTVAINNQPLLQNVSCSLTAGRITSFIGKSGAGKTTLLKTLAGLMMPTSGNIIVNDKKLSTLTARQRSEEIGYVFQDFNLFPQLTVLENCIDPLLVHGQAYEQARQRALNCLQDLDMTDFANRYPNQLSGGQQQRVAIARALCLQPRVMLFDEPTASLDPANTTILIALLKKLAANGLTIGFSSQDMSFVRGMVDRVYYLEAGIIVESCENVQELEQCVKIKDWVA is encoded by the coding sequence ATGATCAGCGTTAAAAATCTTACCGTCGCCATCAACAACCAACCGTTATTACAAAATGTATCCTGTTCATTAACCGCGGGGCGCATCACGAGCTTTATTGGCAAGAGCGGGGCGGGCAAAACAACGTTGCTTAAAACCTTGGCGGGCTTGATGATGCCGACCAGCGGAAACATTATCGTGAATGATAAAAAACTTTCTACGCTTACCGCACGCCAACGCTCTGAAGAAATTGGCTACGTCTTTCAAGATTTTAATCTGTTTCCACAACTGACCGTTCTTGAAAATTGCATCGATCCGCTGCTTGTTCATGGGCAAGCGTACGAGCAAGCGCGGCAACGCGCGCTCAACTGTTTGCAAGATTTGGACATGACTGATTTTGCAAATCGCTACCCAAACCAACTTTCTGGCGGCCAGCAACAACGCGTTGCCATTGCACGTGCTTTGTGCTTGCAACCACGCGTTATGCTGTTTGATGAACCAACCGCTTCGCTTGATCCGGCCAACACCACCATCTTGATTGCGTTACTCAAAAAGCTTGCCGCCAACGGTTTGACAATCGGCTTTTCAAGCCAGGACATGAGCTTTGTGCGTGGTATGGTTGATCGCGTTTATTATCTTGAAGCAGGCATAATTGTTGAAAGTTGTGAAAATGTGCAAGAGCTTGAACAGTGCGTAAAAATAAAAGACTGGGTTGCGTGA
- a CDS encoding amino acid ABC transporter permease: MNALTNYSVLLFNGSCVTLGAWLFAGTISMILGTCLGIISCQQIGSRGIIATIRIYTFVTKGIPVYVQILLAYFVLPQLIGINLPAFFAATGALAICSSGYVTEIVRAQINAIPRGQWDACFVLGYSLPQTIKRIIAPQALKHALPPLIGELEQLLKSTSLLATIGVTELTRVGMNIISRELNPLPVYLTIAVIYLLFSGMLNCLAWLINRKACS; the protein is encoded by the coding sequence ATGAACGCGCTGACAAACTACAGTGTTTTATTATTCAACGGCAGTTGTGTAACGCTTGGTGCCTGGCTTTTTGCCGGCACCATCAGCATGATACTAGGCACCTGCCTGGGCATTATCAGCTGCCAACAAATCGGCTCACGCGGCATTATTGCTACGATCAGAATTTATACGTTTGTGACAAAAGGCATCCCCGTTTATGTACAGATTTTACTAGCGTACTTTGTGTTGCCGCAACTGATTGGTATTAACCTGCCAGCATTTTTTGCAGCGACCGGCGCGTTGGCAATCTGCTCAAGCGGGTATGTTACCGAAATTGTACGAGCGCAGATTAATGCGATTCCGCGCGGCCAGTGGGATGCCTGCTTTGTGCTGGGTTACTCATTGCCACAAACTATTAAAAGAATTATTGCGCCACAAGCGCTTAAACATGCCCTACCGCCACTGATCGGCGAACTGGAACAACTGCTCAAAAGTACCTCACTACTGGCCACGATTGGCGTGACCGAGCTAACGCGCGTTGGCATGAATATCATCTCGCGCGAACTCAACCCACTCCCCGTCTACCTTACCATTGCCGTTATTTATTTACTGTTTTCAGGAATGTTAAATTGCTTAGCATGGCTTATTAATCGAAAGGCTTGCTCATGA
- a CDS encoding amino acid ABC transporter substrate-binding protein yields MKASVNMFFACFVFICMSLVAWSTCRFTTKKQTTNTLVVGTVGGYAPFVSMNEKGDYEGFDIDVAQALAAKLGKTLVLQDLGSMAPLLMTLEQGSVDVVIWDMTITSERLQKFAMVSYQNTEIKTTNPLIFWQKVPAGITTLADLKGMTVCVEPTSAQSSIINKYRDIFILPTEKIDDALLNIQYGKADAAFVDQAIAQKFKAKYPEIQIVDMPLDEEDFLRGSGIMIKKNNTELIRNVEAAVEQLKKSGAIATFETKWGLA; encoded by the coding sequence ATGAAAGCTTCAGTTAACATGTTTTTTGCATGCTTTGTATTCATTTGCATGAGTTTAGTTGCGTGGTCAACATGCCGTTTTACCACTAAAAAACAAACTACGAACACGTTGGTTGTTGGCACGGTAGGCGGCTACGCGCCATTTGTCAGCATGAACGAAAAGGGCGACTACGAAGGTTTTGATATCGATGTTGCACAAGCGCTGGCCGCAAAGCTAGGCAAAACATTGGTCCTGCAAGATCTTGGTTCCATGGCACCACTTTTGATGACACTTGAACAAGGCTCCGTTGACGTTGTCATCTGGGACATGACCATCACCAGCGAACGCTTACAAAAGTTTGCGATGGTGAGCTACCAAAATACCGAAATCAAAACAACTAACCCACTTATTTTTTGGCAAAAAGTTCCGGCTGGCATTACCACGCTGGCGGATCTGAAAGGCATGACCGTGTGCGTTGAGCCCACATCAGCCCAAAGTTCTATCATCAATAAATACCGCGACATCTTTATTTTACCAACAGAAAAGATCGATGATGCGCTCTTAAACATTCAGTACGGCAAAGCTGATGCAGCATTTGTTGACCAAGCCATTGCGCAAAAATTTAAGGCAAAATATCCAGAAATTCAAATCGTCGACATGCCGCTTGACGAAGAAGATTTTTTGCGCGGCAGCGGTATCATGATCAAAAAAAATAACACCGAACTGATTCGTAATGTTGAAGCCGCCGTCGAACAATTAAAAAAGAGCGGCGCCATCGCCACCTTCGAAACAAAATGGGGGCTAGCATGA